A window from Methylococcus mesophilus encodes these proteins:
- a CDS encoding SixA phosphatase family protein, translating to MPGTDTGASRCVCSMELFSPRELQKTNQSAGTPPGGESYGCGSARQSARRIFADGIRYQNARAHRAIHSIQRGANYLNLNPSRQSRERKRLLRELLLIRHAKSAWTDPSLTDRDRPLNERGKRDAPFMGSLLRFRGMEPDCMVSSPARRARKTARLIAGEVGYDKDAIVIAEQIYLGGRRAVVELVQALNDEDERVYIIGHNPDLSEAASCLTGESLGELPTCGMVAIEFPVYSWTHVMEGAGRLKFFDYPKKHLSP from the coding sequence ATGCCAGGCACAGATACAGGAGCATCCCGGTGCGTCTGTTCAATGGAATTGTTCTCACCAAGAGAGTTGCAAAAAACCAATCAGAGTGCCGGCACGCCGCCGGGCGGGGAGAGCTACGGATGTGGCAGCGCCCGTCAAAGCGCCCGGCGCATCTTCGCCGACGGCATTAGATATCAAAATGCTCGCGCACATCGAGCCATTCATAGTATACAACGGGGCGCCAATTACCTGAACTTGAACCCCAGCCGTCAGTCCCGAGAGAGGAAAAGGCTTTTGAGAGAACTGCTATTGATCCGGCACGCGAAATCCGCTTGGACCGACCCGTCGCTCACTGACCGCGACCGTCCTCTCAACGAGCGAGGGAAGCGCGACGCCCCTTTCATGGGAAGCCTCCTCCGGTTCAGAGGCATGGAACCGGATTGCATGGTCTCCAGTCCCGCGCGGCGCGCGCGGAAAACCGCCCGCCTCATTGCCGGCGAAGTCGGCTACGACAAAGACGCCATCGTCATCGCAGAACAAATCTATCTCGGCGGGAGACGGGCCGTTGTGGAACTCGTGCAAGCGCTTAATGACGAGGACGAGCGGGTTTACATCATCGGCCACAATCCCGACCTGTCCGAAGCCGCTTCCTGCCTCACCGGCGAAAGTCTGGGAGAACTACCCACCTGCGGCATGGTGGCGATCGAATTCCCGGTCTATAGCTGGACGCATGTCATGGAAGGCGCCGGTCGGCTGAAATTCTTCGACTACCCGAAGAAACACCTGTCGCCCTGA
- a CDS encoding glucan biosynthesis protein — MNRRTGMLLYLCLAWAGGFAHAGPARQPAPVPLPSSTPLPTAAEEHRPFGFDAVEQRARALAAQPYVRDDGGVPDFLGKLDYDQYRDIRFKADKALWREEGLPFQVQLFHRGFMFKDRVVINVVSNGEATRLAYSPELFDFGKNPVPGPLDADLGFAGVRFHYPLRRNDVFDEASVFLGASYFRAVGLGQTYGLSARGLAVDTGLTKAEEFPIFREFWIEKPALGGSELVVYALMDSPSITGAYRFVLRPGLDTAMDVTHHLYFRRKVERLGIAPLTSMFFHGENTDRFADDFRPEVHDSDGLLISRSNGEWIWRPLNNPRHLRISVFRDERLTGFGLLQRDRGFDHYQDLEASYHRRPTSWVEAVGDWGPGAIYLIEIPSDAEKYDNIVSFWVPDQPTDAGKEMNFSYRLHFTSDELMAPRSGKVQATRIGAGGTNAQEAGRRKFVVDFASETLKLYGEDAKIEADVGTSSGSIRDTVVHKNTETGAWRLSFELEPEKDKDPVELRAVLRAGKDVLTETWLYQWSAQ; from the coding sequence TTGAACAGACGCACCGGGATGCTCCTGTATCTGTGCCTGGCATGGGCCGGCGGTTTTGCACACGCAGGCCCGGCGAGACAGCCGGCACCGGTGCCGCTTCCGAGTTCGACTCCGCTGCCGACGGCCGCGGAGGAACACAGACCCTTCGGTTTCGATGCGGTCGAGCAGCGTGCGCGAGCGTTGGCGGCGCAGCCCTATGTCCGCGACGACGGCGGAGTGCCGGACTTCCTCGGCAAACTGGACTACGACCAGTACCGCGACATCCGCTTCAAGGCCGACAAGGCGCTGTGGCGCGAGGAGGGTCTGCCCTTCCAGGTCCAGTTGTTCCATCGGGGATTCATGTTCAAGGATCGGGTCGTGATCAACGTGGTCAGCAACGGCGAAGCGACCCGGCTGGCTTATTCGCCGGAATTGTTCGACTTCGGCAAGAACCCGGTGCCGGGACCGCTCGATGCCGATCTCGGTTTTGCGGGGGTGCGGTTCCATTACCCCCTGCGCCGCAACGACGTTTTCGACGAAGCCAGCGTCTTCCTTGGTGCCAGCTATTTCCGCGCGGTGGGGCTGGGCCAGACGTACGGCCTTTCGGCGCGGGGGCTCGCGGTCGACACCGGGCTCACCAAGGCGGAGGAATTCCCGATTTTCCGGGAGTTCTGGATCGAGAAGCCGGCGCTGGGCGGGTCCGAGCTGGTCGTGTATGCGCTCATGGACAGTCCCAGCATCACCGGCGCCTATCGCTTCGTGCTGCGGCCGGGCCTCGATACCGCCATGGACGTGACCCATCATCTCTATTTCCGCCGCAAGGTCGAGCGTCTTGGGATAGCGCCGCTGACCAGCATGTTCTTCCACGGCGAGAACACCGACCGCTTCGCGGACGACTTCCGCCCCGAGGTCCACGATTCCGACGGTCTGCTCATCTCGCGCAGCAACGGCGAGTGGATCTGGCGCCCGCTGAACAACCCGCGCCATCTGCGGATCAGCGTGTTCCGGGACGAGCGGCTCACCGGTTTCGGCCTGCTCCAGCGCGACCGCGGATTCGACCATTACCAGGACCTGGAAGCGAGTTATCATCGCCGGCCCACCTCCTGGGTCGAAGCCGTGGGCGACTGGGGCCCCGGTGCGATTTATCTCATCGAGATTCCGAGCGATGCGGAAAAATATGACAACATCGTTTCGTTCTGGGTGCCGGATCAGCCGACCGATGCGGGCAAGGAAATGAACTTCTCGTACCGGCTGCATTTCACTTCCGACGAGTTGATGGCGCCGCGTTCCGGCAAGGTCCAGGCGACCCGGATCGGCGCGGGCGGCACCAATGCCCAGGAAGCCGGCAGACGCAAGTTCGTGGTCGATTTCGCCAGCGAAACCCTGAAACTCTATGGCGAAGACGCCAAGATCGAGGCGGACGTCGGCACGTCTTCTGGCTCGATCCGGGACACCGTGGTCCACAAAAACACCGAGACTGGGGCTTGGCGCCTGAGTTTTGAACTGGAGCCCGAGAAAGACAAGGATCCGGTCGAATTGCGAGCGGTGCTGCGCGCCGGCAAGGATGTGCTCACCGAAACCTGGCTGTACCAGTGGAGTGCCCAATGA
- the mdoH gene encoding glucans biosynthesis glucosyltransferase MdoH has translation MAVHSPMPRRPRLFRRTVFLTLVTLTTFAAMFMITSAFQQNGLTPQELVLLLLYTLLILWISTSFWTATIGFLVLLFGGDGQSIGRLPPMASPEPEATPLRTAIVMPIYNEDPHRVFSGLAAIWQSLLETGRSDGFELFILSDTRDPETWLQEETRWYRLCEEFDGHGRIFYRNREKNVARKSGNVEEFCHRWGNRYRYMIVLDADSLMSGETLVRMVDLMEAHPNVALIQSPPLPVNQKSLFARILQFASSLYSDIFTAGSSYWQLADSNYWGHNAIIRVQPFVKHCGLPKLPGREPFGGEILSHDFVEAALLREAGWEVWLAYELAGSYEELPPTLIDYAKRDRRWCQGNLQHVRMVFARGLSGISRLHLVMGIMSYLSSPLWLLFLLITGFEAYIRSQTLPVYFFGDNIFPVWPESYAVEMTTVLLVTLAMLFLPKLWSLLLLFTRNRRKLKAFGGIFRATLSVFLESVFSIFTAPVLMLYQSKFVISILARKSVGWPPQQRDAHGLSFKEAFLAHGGQTLVGLVAGALSYHYVPSFFWWFTPVLAGLVFAIPTSMISSSAGLGLFARRLGLFLTPEESRAPRVIELLQQNLERDSGVEDSGYGKVVDPAACALHAALLPQRLPKKRLRHQLHALMYQLVEEGPETLSGAEKRSLISDPDTLMRLHTLAWTRGESH, from the coding sequence ATGGCCGTTCATTCGCCGATGCCCCGCCGGCCCAGGCTGTTCCGTAGAACCGTGTTCCTGACCCTGGTGACGCTGACGACCTTCGCCGCCATGTTCATGATCACCAGTGCCTTCCAGCAGAACGGCCTGACGCCCCAGGAACTCGTGCTGCTGCTGCTCTACACCCTCCTCATACTGTGGATCAGCACGTCGTTCTGGACTGCGACGATCGGGTTTCTGGTCCTGCTGTTCGGCGGCGACGGCCAGTCGATCGGCCGGTTGCCACCGATGGCGTCGCCGGAACCGGAGGCGACGCCGCTGCGGACGGCCATCGTCATGCCGATCTACAACGAGGACCCGCACCGGGTGTTTTCGGGCCTGGCGGCGATTTGGCAATCCCTGCTGGAAACCGGGCGGTCCGACGGTTTCGAGTTGTTCATCCTCAGCGATACCCGCGATCCGGAGACCTGGCTTCAAGAGGAAACCCGCTGGTACCGCCTGTGCGAGGAGTTCGACGGGCACGGGCGGATCTTCTACCGCAACCGTGAAAAAAACGTCGCCCGCAAGAGCGGCAATGTCGAGGAGTTCTGCCACCGCTGGGGCAACCGCTATCGCTACATGATCGTGCTCGACGCCGACAGTCTGATGAGCGGCGAGACGCTGGTGCGCATGGTGGACCTGATGGAGGCGCATCCCAACGTTGCGCTGATTCAGTCCCCGCCCCTCCCGGTCAATCAGAAGTCGCTGTTTGCGCGAATCCTGCAGTTTGCCAGCAGCCTTTATTCGGACATATTCACCGCGGGGTCGTCTTACTGGCAACTCGCCGACAGCAATTACTGGGGCCACAACGCCATCATCCGCGTGCAGCCGTTCGTGAAGCATTGCGGTCTGCCCAAACTGCCGGGCCGTGAGCCCTTCGGTGGCGAAATCCTCAGCCACGACTTCGTCGAGGCCGCCCTGCTGCGGGAGGCGGGCTGGGAAGTTTGGCTGGCCTACGAGCTTGCCGGCAGCTATGAAGAACTGCCGCCCACCCTGATCGATTACGCCAAGCGCGACAGGCGCTGGTGCCAGGGAAACCTCCAGCACGTTCGGATGGTGTTCGCCCGCGGACTCTCCGGCATCAGCCGGCTGCACTTGGTCATGGGCATCATGTCCTACCTCTCGTCCCCGCTTTGGCTGCTGTTCCTGCTCATCACCGGCTTCGAGGCCTATATCCGTAGCCAGACCCTCCCGGTGTACTTCTTCGGCGACAACATATTCCCGGTCTGGCCGGAGTCCTACGCTGTCGAAATGACGACGGTCCTCCTGGTCACCCTGGCCATGCTGTTTTTGCCCAAGTTGTGGAGCCTCCTCCTGCTCTTTACCCGCAACCGCCGCAAGCTCAAGGCGTTCGGCGGCATTTTCCGGGCGACGCTCAGCGTGTTTTTGGAAAGCGTGTTCTCGATTTTCACCGCGCCGGTGCTGATGCTTTACCAGAGCAAATTCGTGATCTCCATTCTGGCGAGGAAGAGCGTGGGCTGGCCACCGCAACAACGGGATGCGCATGGCCTGAGCTTCAAGGAGGCGTTCCTGGCCCACGGCGGACAAACGCTGGTCGGCTTGGTCGCCGGCGCCCTCAGCTATCATTACGTGCCCAGTTTTTTCTGGTGGTTCACACCGGTTCTTGCTGGCCTCGTTTTCGCCATACCGACTTCCATGATTTCCAGCAGCGCCGGGCTAGGCCTCTTCGCCCGCCGGCTGGGGCTGTTTCTGACCCCGGAGGAGTCCCGCGCGCCCCGGGTGATAGAGCTCTTGCAGCAAAACCTCGAGCGCGATTCAGGCGTAGAGGACAGCGGCTACGGCAAGGTCGTCGATCCTGCCGCGTGTGCGCTGCATGCGGCATTGCTGCCGCAGCGGCTCCCGAAAAAGCGCCTGCGCCATCAGCTGCATGCGCTGATGTATCAGCTGGTGGAGGAGGGTCCGGAAACGCTGTCTGGCGCCGAGAAGCGCAGCCTGATTTCCGACCCAGACACACTGATGCGTCTGCACACCCTTGCCTGGACCAGGGGCGAAAGCCATTGA
- a CDS encoding uracil-DNA glycosylase family protein, with protein sequence MVPPVVMGRPVASPVYLVGQAPGAKEGVLGKPFAWTAGKTMFRWFAGIGLDEEAFRERVYMAAVCRCFPGKNPKGGDRVPDQHEIDQCSVWLHTELDLLRPALIIPVGKLAASRFLAFGQLSEIVGKRHRVEMDGMGADLIPLPHPSGASTWHRREPGKSLLEQALVLIQSHPAWRSLSDPDAH encoded by the coding sequence ATGGTGCCGCCGGTGGTCATGGGCAGGCCCGTCGCCTCTCCGGTGTACCTGGTCGGACAAGCGCCGGGCGCGAAAGAGGGCGTGTTGGGCAAGCCGTTTGCCTGGACGGCGGGGAAGACGATGTTCCGCTGGTTCGCAGGTATCGGCCTGGACGAGGAAGCATTCCGGGAGCGGGTATACATGGCCGCGGTGTGCCGCTGTTTTCCCGGCAAGAACCCGAAGGGCGGAGACCGTGTCCCGGATCAGCACGAGATCGACCAGTGTTCGGTCTGGCTGCACACCGAGCTCGATCTGCTCAGGCCGGCCTTGATCATCCCGGTGGGAAAGCTTGCGGCGAGCCGTTTTCTGGCGTTCGGGCAGCTCTCCGAGATCGTGGGGAAGCGGCACCGCGTCGAAATGGATGGCATGGGGGCGGATCTGATTCCGCTGCCGCACCCATCCGGTGCATCCACCTGGCATCGCCGCGAGCCCGGCAAGAGTCTGCTCGAGCAGGCGCTGGTGCTCATTCAGAGCCATCCCGCGTGGCGCTCTCTCAGTGATCCGGATGCACATTGA